One Micavibrio aeruginosavorus ARL-13 genomic window carries:
- the rpe gene encoding ribulose-phosphate 3-epimerase, with protein MTATSPIRIAPSILSADFAALGEAVRAIDAAGADYIHVDVMDGHFVPNITIGPNVVKALRPHSKKIFDVHLMIAPADPYLESFAAAGADIITIHPEASPHFHRSLQTIRGLGKRAGLALNPATPVDVLDHVMDLVDLILVMTVNPGFGGQAYIPLADKIRSVRQKIATSGRDIDLEVDGGINPETAREVIAAGANVLVAGTAVFSGGAEKYAANIAALRG; from the coding sequence ATGACCGCCACCAGCCCGATTCGCATTGCGCCTTCGATCCTGTCCGCCGATTTTGCGGCGCTGGGTGAAGCTGTGCGCGCGATCGATGCCGCCGGGGCCGATTATATCCATGTCGATGTGATGGATGGCCATTTCGTGCCCAACATCACCATCGGCCCGAATGTGGTGAAGGCGTTGCGCCCGCACTCAAAGAAGATTTTCGATGTGCATCTGATGATCGCGCCCGCGGATCCGTATCTGGAATCCTTTGCCGCCGCCGGGGCTGATATCATCACCATCCATCCGGAAGCATCACCGCATTTCCATCGTTCCCTGCAAACCATTCGGGGTTTGGGCAAGCGCGCGGGCCTGGCCCTCAACCCGGCAACGCCGGTCGACGTGCTGGACCATGTGATGGATCTGGTGGATTTGATTTTGGTCATGACGGTGAATCCGGGCTTTGGTGGGCAGGCTTATATCCCGCTGGCCGATAAAATTCGTTCCGTGCGTCAAAAAATTGCCACATCGGGTCGCGACATTGATCTGGAAGTGGACGGGGGCATCAATCCCGAAACCGCACGTGAGGTGATTGCCGCCGGGGCGAATGTTCTGGTAGCGGGGACAGCGGTGTTCTCCGGGGGTGCCGAGAAATATGCGGCGAACATCGCTGCATTGCGTGGTTAA